A genomic window from Paenibacillus sp. FSL K6-0276 includes:
- the udk gene encoding uridine kinase, translated as MLIIGIAGGTGSGKTTVARSVIDRLGTGKVTFISQDNYYKDHSHLSFAERESINYDHPFAFDNELLIEHLKCLREDQTAYAPVYDFTVHARSTTETVELKPNNIVIIEGLHVLSDENLRDMLDIKVFVDADPDVRILRRVLRDIEERGRSIQSIHHQYLSTVKPMHEAFIEPSKKYADLIIPEGGHNEVGIQLLSILTEKHLTNDWMS; from the coding sequence ATGCTCATCATTGGTATCGCCGGCGGCACCGGCTCGGGAAAAACAACCGTAGCCCGCTCCGTCATTGACCGTCTTGGAACGGGAAAGGTAACTTTCATATCTCAAGATAACTACTATAAGGATCATTCGCACCTCAGCTTCGCTGAACGTGAATCCATTAACTATGATCATCCTTTCGCTTTCGACAACGAGCTGCTTATTGAGCATCTTAAATGTCTGCGAGAAGATCAGACCGCATATGCACCGGTGTATGACTTCACAGTTCATGCCCGCTCCACTACGGAGACCGTAGAACTGAAACCAAACAATATTGTAATCATCGAGGGACTCCATGTTCTATCCGATGAGAACCTCCGCGATATGCTTGACATCAAAGTCTTTGTTGATGCTGATCCTGATGTACGCATCCTCCGCCGGGTACTCCGGGATATCGAGGAACGCGGTCGGAGCATTCAGTCGATCCATCATCAATATTTGAGCACGGTTAAACCGATGCATGAAGCTTTTATTGAGCCATCCAAAAAATACGCCGATTTGATCATCCCTGAAGGTGGCCATAATGAGGTCGGTATCCAGTTGCTGTCCATATTGACCGAAAAGCATCTGACGAACGACTGGATGTCCTAA
- a CDS encoding spore germination protein yields the protein MLIPKAVIDYSKNKDVGTLVRMLRYFCIFISLLAPSLYVAISFFESLFRIF from the coding sequence GTGCTCATCCCCAAAGCCGTAATAGATTATTCAAAGAATAAGGATGTTGGTACCTTAGTTCGGATGCTCCGTTATTTCTGTATATTTATTTCACTACTAGCCCCATCTTTATATGTAGCTATTTCTTTCTTTGAATCTCTTTTTCGAATATTTTAA